In the genome of Pseudomonas sp. P5_109, one region contains:
- a CDS encoding antimicrobial resistance protein Mig-14, with product MLNRFQGWRERGWAVVDASTYAETWQRYGGSVATHPTVVERLAQLADIPVRYLAWVQGDEVKAAIPTWGRDLALSKDVLKRRGKKGLFDLGNAEIILPAAADAQVPLRHRARYLSALNEGRFTGIRLQTEQLAMARTPEELSKKFRYNQRRELRLLEEAGGVVRPVSEFSSTELAAIYCDLFQRRWGFPATGAERMADVIELLRELLIGSVIFLNDAPIAIQLVYRVETPQWISVEYINGGVDPETREFSPGSVLSFLNTQSAWEHARAQDKPLRFSFGRADREYKDRWCNPVPVFTV from the coding sequence ATGCTCAACCGATTTCAAGGCTGGCGCGAGCGTGGCTGGGCGGTAGTCGACGCCTCGACTTACGCCGAAACCTGGCAGCGATATGGCGGCAGCGTCGCGACTCATCCGACGGTGGTCGAACGGCTGGCACAACTGGCCGACATTCCCGTGCGTTACCTGGCCTGGGTGCAGGGTGACGAGGTCAAGGCGGCAATCCCGACATGGGGGCGCGACCTGGCCTTGTCCAAGGACGTGCTCAAGCGCCGCGGCAAGAAAGGGCTGTTCGACCTGGGCAACGCCGAGATCATCCTGCCCGCCGCTGCCGATGCCCAGGTACCTTTGCGCCATCGCGCGCGGTATCTGTCGGCGCTCAACGAAGGTCGTTTCACTGGCATCAGGTTGCAAACCGAACAACTGGCCATGGCCCGCACACCCGAAGAGCTGTCGAAAAAGTTTCGCTATAACCAGCGCCGCGAATTGCGCTTGCTCGAAGAGGCCGGTGGCGTGGTGCGACCGGTGTCCGAGTTTTCCAGCACGGAGCTGGCGGCGATTTACTGCGACCTGTTCCAGCGCCGCTGGGGTTTCCCGGCGACCGGTGCCGAACGCATGGCCGACGTCATCGAGTTGCTGCGCGAGTTGCTGATCGGTTCGGTGATTTTCCTCAACGATGCGCCGATTGCGATTCAACTGGTGTACCGCGTCGAAACCCCGCAGTGGATCAGCGTCGAGTACATCAACGGCGGGGTCGATCCCGAGACTCGCGAGTTCAGCCCTGGCAGTGTGTTGAGTTTCCTCAATACGCAAAGCGCCTGGGAACACGCGCGCGCGCAGGACAAGCCGCTACGCTTTTCCTTCGGTCGCGCCGACCGTGAATACAAGGATCGCTGGTGCAACCCCGTACCGGTCTTCACCGTATGA
- a CDS encoding glycosyltransferase, producing MNDAQPIVTVIIASYNHAPYIEESILSVLNQTYQNIELLVIDDGSKDDSVERIKALQAIHGFDFRVQENQGLTNTLNGAIARAKGSLIVPFGSDDIMLPERIATQVAHMDGKPEVGICAGNIELIDADGNLYPEKRQRRDVPFRRLDFDDMFLERKPYPPAPTLMIRREALEKVGGFDPTIRLEDLLIELKVTHAGYFIDGLNVLMARYRKHATNSYKNHRFMIDSILRTYALFSDHPLYDEVRYKFLNSMFLKTANRDRKLARELLAQIPFKAWNKKTWRGLGRMYFSRLEKD from the coding sequence ATGAACGACGCGCAACCCATCGTCACGGTCATTATCGCGTCGTACAACCACGCCCCTTACATCGAGGAAAGCATTCTCAGCGTCCTCAACCAGACCTATCAGAATATTGAGTTGCTGGTGATCGACGATGGCTCGAAGGATGACAGCGTCGAGCGGATCAAGGCGTTGCAGGCCATCCATGGTTTCGACTTCCGGGTTCAGGAAAACCAGGGGCTGACCAATACCCTCAACGGTGCGATTGCCCGGGCAAAGGGCAGCCTGATCGTGCCGTTCGGTTCGGATGACATCATGTTGCCCGAGCGAATTGCCACCCAGGTCGCGCATATGGACGGCAAGCCCGAGGTCGGAATCTGCGCCGGCAACATCGAGCTGATCGATGCCGACGGCAATCTCTATCCGGAGAAGCGCCAGCGCCGGGATGTGCCGTTCCGTCGCCTGGACTTCGATGACATGTTCCTCGAGCGCAAGCCCTATCCTCCGGCTCCGACCCTGATGATCCGTCGCGAAGCGCTGGAGAAGGTGGGCGGTTTCGATCCGACCATTCGCCTGGAAGACTTGCTGATCGAGTTGAAGGTGACCCATGCCGGTTATTTCATCGATGGTCTGAATGTGTTGATGGCGCGCTATCGCAAGCACGCCACCAACTCCTACAAGAACCACCGTTTCATGATCGACAGCATCCTGCGTACCTACGCGCTCTTCAGCGATCACCCGCTGTATGACGAGGTGCGCTACAAGTTTCTCAATTCCATGTTCCTCAAGACCGCCAACCGTGATCGCAAGCTGGCGCGTGAGTTGCTGGCGCAGATTCCGTTCAAGGCCTGGAACAAAAAAACCTGGCGTGGGCTGGGCCGGATGTATTTCTCACGGCTGGAGAAAGACTGA
- the msbA gene encoding lipid A export permease/ATP-binding protein MsbA: protein MTDSSLSASPSSLKIYFRLLGYVRPYISLFLISIVGFLIFASTQPMLGYILKYFVDGLSNPEAALFPTVPYLRDLQLLQAVPLLIILIAAWQGLGSYLGNYFLAKVSLGLVHDLRVQLFNNLLVLPNRYFDKHNSGHLISRITFNVTMVTGAATDAIKVVIREGMTVIFLFASLLFMNWRLTLVMVAILPLIAIMVRTASKKFRKQSKKIQLAMGDVTHVASETIQGYRVVRSFGGEKYEEKRFFDASQSNTDKQLRMTRTGAIYTPMLQLVIYTAMAVLMFLVLFLRGDASAGDMVAYITLAGLLPKPIRQLSEVSSTIQKGVAGAESIFEQLDVAPEVDTGTVERDVVSGRLDVRNLSFTYPDTERQVLNDISFSVEPGQMVALVGRSGSGKSTLANLIPRFYHHDKGEILIDGVEVEQYKLLNLRKHIAQVTQHVTLFSDTVANNIAYGDLAGAPREDIEKAAKDAYAMDFIAQLPQGLDTQVGENGVLLSGGQRQRLAIARALLKNAPLLILDEATSALDTESERHIQAALDQVMKGRTTLVIAHRLSTIEKADLILVMDQGKIVERGTHDQLLAQKGYYSRLNAMGLDAPAEDIA from the coding sequence ATGACCGACTCCAGTCTCTCCGCAAGCCCATCGAGCTTGAAAATCTACTTCCGTCTGCTCGGCTATGTCCGGCCGTACATCAGCCTGTTCCTGATCAGCATCGTCGGTTTTCTGATTTTCGCTTCGACGCAGCCAATGCTGGGCTACATCCTCAAGTACTTCGTCGACGGTCTGTCCAACCCTGAAGCAGCGCTGTTTCCAACCGTGCCCTACCTGCGCGACCTGCAACTGCTGCAGGCGGTGCCGTTGTTGATCATCCTGATCGCCGCGTGGCAGGGTTTGGGGTCGTACCTGGGCAACTACTTCCTGGCCAAGGTTTCCCTGGGCCTGGTCCATGACTTGCGGGTCCAGTTGTTCAACAACCTGCTGGTGTTGCCGAACCGGTATTTCGACAAGCATAACTCGGGGCACCTGATTTCTCGTATCACCTTCAACGTGACCATGGTCACGGGGGCGGCAACGGATGCGATCAAGGTCGTAATTCGTGAAGGCATGACGGTGATCTTCCTGTTTGCCTCGCTGCTGTTCATGAACTGGCGCCTGACGCTGGTCATGGTCGCCATCCTGCCGCTGATTGCCATCATGGTGCGCACGGCCAGCAAGAAATTCCGCAAGCAGAGCAAGAAAATCCAGCTGGCCATGGGGGACGTGACGCATGTGGCGTCCGAAACCATCCAGGGCTATCGCGTGGTGCGCAGCTTCGGCGGTGAAAAATACGAAGAGAAACGCTTCTTCGACGCCAGCCAGAGCAACACCGACAAGCAATTGCGCATGACCCGCACCGGCGCCATCTACACGCCGATGCTGCAATTGGTGATCTACACCGCCATGGCCGTGCTGATGTTCCTCGTGCTGTTCCTGCGGGGCGATGCATCCGCCGGCGACATGGTGGCCTACATCACCCTGGCTGGCCTGTTGCCCAAGCCGATTCGCCAGCTGTCGGAAGTCAGCTCGACCATCCAGAAGGGTGTGGCCGGTGCCGAAAGCATCTTCGAGCAACTGGATGTCGCGCCCGAAGTCGATACCGGCACTGTCGAGCGTGACGTTGTCAGCGGTCGCCTGGACGTACGCAACCTCAGCTTCACCTACCCTGACACCGAGCGTCAGGTACTCAATGACATCAGTTTCTCCGTTGAACCCGGGCAAATGGTGGCGCTGGTGGGGCGCTCCGGCAGCGGCAAGTCGACCCTGGCCAACCTGATCCCACGCTTCTATCACCACGACAAGGGCGAAATCCTCATCGATGGCGTCGAAGTGGAACAGTACAAACTGTTGAACCTGCGCAAGCACATCGCCCAGGTGACTCAGCACGTGACCCTGTTCAGCGACACTGTGGCCAACAACATCGCCTACGGCGACCTGGCCGGCGCGCCGCGTGAAGACATTGAAAAAGCGGCCAAGGACGCCTACGCAATGGACTTCATTGCTCAATTGCCTCAAGGCCTGGACACCCAGGTCGGGGAAAACGGCGTGCTGCTGTCCGGTGGCCAGCGTCAGCGCCTGGCGATTGCCCGGGCGCTGTTGAAGAATGCTCCTTTGCTGATTCTCGATGAGGCGACTTCGGCACTCGATACCGAGTCCGAGCGGCATATTCAGGCAGCCCTGGATCAGGTCATGAAAGGTCGCACCACGCTGGTGATCGCTCACCGCCTGTCGACCATCGAGAAGGCCGACCTGATCCTGGTCATGGATCAGGGGAAAATCGTCGAGCGCGGTACCCACGATCAACTGCTGGCGCAAAAGGGCTACTACTCGCGCCTCAATGCGATGGGCCTCGACGCCCCGGCCGAAGACATCGCCTGA
- a CDS encoding glycosyltransferase family 4 protein, with translation MSQRSKVLQLQPDYNVKAHDFADLAEQIVKALPSDRYEVTAAFLRGKPGPGEAVSRADRSVYFEFSDKSLKGMRLRAMWQLYKFCRREKFDVVICNRFKPVNMMLALNRWLKVPLCIGISHGFGEYDRFYRRRQTQRLIDRHWRFVGVSPAVKQYLLDCDCGFTDQNTYAITNAIDIEQAESLQHSREKAREMLGIDPSVRLIGALGRLVPVKGHIYLLQAFAALKDKYPNTQLAIIGAGREESRLAAEIDRLGLSGRAHLLGFKEIALQYIRAFDIWTMPSLAEGLGLALLEGMSGHLPVIASNVPAMLPLIEGAGGLAITPKDVPTLQAALDTYLGLSDDELKAKGEQAFRYLQQHHDIEEFRREYLNLIDSGLEQARKEQP, from the coding sequence ATGAGTCAGCGGTCAAAGGTCCTGCAACTGCAGCCTGACTACAACGTCAAAGCCCATGATTTCGCCGACCTCGCGGAGCAGATCGTCAAGGCCCTGCCCAGTGATCGCTATGAAGTGACCGCTGCGTTTTTGCGCGGTAAACCCGGGCCGGGCGAAGCGGTGAGCCGGGCCGACCGTTCGGTGTACTTCGAATTTTCCGACAAGTCCCTCAAGGGCATGCGCCTGCGGGCGATGTGGCAGCTGTACAAGTTCTGCCGTCGGGAAAAGTTTGACGTGGTGATCTGCAACCGCTTCAAGCCGGTGAACATGATGCTGGCGCTCAACCGCTGGTTGAAAGTGCCGCTGTGCATCGGCATTTCCCACGGCTTTGGCGAGTACGACCGTTTTTACCGGCGCCGCCAGACCCAGCGTCTGATCGATCGTCACTGGCGTTTCGTTGGCGTGTCGCCTGCAGTGAAACAGTATCTGCTGGACTGTGACTGCGGCTTCACCGACCAGAATACCTACGCCATCACCAATGCCATCGACATCGAGCAAGCCGAAAGCCTGCAACACAGTCGTGAAAAGGCCCGTGAAATGTTGGGCATCGATCCGTCGGTGCGGCTGATCGGTGCGTTGGGGCGACTGGTCCCGGTCAAGGGTCATATCTATCTGCTGCAGGCCTTTGCCGCGCTCAAGGACAAATACCCGAACACCCAGCTGGCAATCATTGGTGCCGGTCGCGAAGAGTCGCGCCTGGCTGCGGAAATCGACCGCCTCGGCCTCAGCGGTCGCGCCCATTTGCTGGGGTTCAAGGAAATTGCCCTGCAGTACATCCGCGCTTTCGATATCTGGACCATGCCCTCCCTGGCCGAAGGCCTCGGGCTGGCGCTGCTTGAAGGCATGAGCGGGCATTTGCCGGTGATTGCCTCGAACGTGCCGGCCATGTTGCCGCTCATCGAGGGCGCCGGTGGCCTGGCGATTACACCGAAGGATGTACCGACGCTGCAGGCTGCGCTGGACACTTACCTGGGGCTGTCGGATGACGAGCTCAAGGCCAAGGGCGAGCAGGCTTTCCGTTATTTGCAACAACACCATGACATCGAGGAATTCCGTCGCGAATACCTCAATCTGATCGACTCCGGCCTGGAACAGGCCCGCAAGGAACAACCATGA
- a CDS encoding O-antigen ligase family protein, with product MQLNALNSTSNRIFDFICLWILPLGYLLLLCALFFLPGRSVHHKLYYGLFSIPALIALCLRPRLAKELLHEPIVVAVLLFLAWAMLSLNWGPGDDIDFGQFKPPLHTLMLFVGCYLLVRYRSEIIQPLLFCAATVALIISAYNLYRFGLIYEPEMRLIGVGAFDNPLLSSHVFGFFCTYWLSLSMTCKRPQVLWLSLPAMAIMFATVLATGSRTPLVALTVAALWLCVICWNRRSALLLASMFIAGAATFALFTDKILERGSSFRIELWQLALGRIADHPWIGHGYNAELSLDPGVGYPLSEPHNFALGVLYYVGIIGFLPWLFFLARSFIGSLRHRVQPLLIIASAWLAFGIGAGLTEGGGIISRPKEHWFLLWIPLALIAALSINQRARRLLDKPIKTASPSALQQLTADARIIEEDGLGPKVLRLTDGSFLKLFRRRRWYTSGSFTPYSDRFAVNSVQLRSMGIPTPQILDLYRFEDGSTAVHYSPLPGNTLRQILQGITAPAVRQALVERFGKFMAQLHQQGVYFRSLHLGNVLVLEDGEFGLIDLADLRIYPSSLSPSLRRRNLRHMQRYAEDRHWLFEDHFEALLLGYAAVASQTDVDNLRRQVLAASSPTQTR from the coding sequence ATGCAATTAAACGCTTTGAACAGCACGTCCAATAGAATCTTCGATTTCATTTGCTTGTGGATCCTTCCGCTCGGTTACTTATTGTTGCTTTGTGCACTGTTTTTCCTGCCGGGGCGCAGCGTGCATCACAAGCTTTACTATGGCCTGTTCAGCATTCCGGCACTGATTGCACTGTGCTTGCGTCCGCGGCTCGCCAAGGAACTGCTGCACGAACCGATCGTCGTTGCAGTCCTGCTGTTTTTGGCGTGGGCGATGCTCAGCCTGAACTGGGGGCCAGGCGACGACATCGACTTTGGTCAGTTCAAACCGCCATTGCATACCCTGATGCTGTTCGTTGGCTGCTACCTGCTGGTGCGCTATCGCAGCGAAATCATTCAACCCCTGCTGTTCTGCGCCGCGACGGTGGCGTTGATCATCTCTGCCTACAACCTGTACAGGTTCGGCCTGATCTACGAGCCGGAAATGCGCCTGATCGGTGTCGGCGCGTTCGACAATCCATTGCTCAGCTCCCACGTCTTCGGCTTTTTCTGTACCTACTGGCTGAGCCTGAGCATGACCTGCAAACGACCCCAGGTCCTTTGGTTGAGCCTACCGGCGATGGCGATCATGTTCGCCACGGTGCTGGCCACCGGCTCCAGGACTCCACTGGTTGCACTGACGGTCGCTGCGCTCTGGCTGTGCGTCATCTGCTGGAATCGACGCTCGGCCCTCCTGCTTGCCTCGATGTTTATCGCCGGAGCGGCGACTTTCGCGCTATTTACCGACAAGATCCTCGAAAGAGGCAGCTCCTTCCGTATCGAGCTCTGGCAATTGGCCCTGGGCAGGATCGCTGATCATCCATGGATCGGGCACGGCTACAACGCCGAACTGAGCCTGGACCCAGGCGTCGGCTACCCTCTTTCTGAGCCCCATAACTTCGCGCTTGGCGTGCTCTACTACGTCGGCATTATCGGTTTTCTGCCATGGCTGTTCTTCCTCGCGCGAAGCTTCATCGGTAGCCTGCGCCATCGCGTGCAACCGCTGCTCATCATTGCCTCGGCCTGGCTGGCCTTCGGCATCGGTGCGGGCCTGACCGAAGGCGGCGGGATTATCTCTCGTCCCAAGGAACACTGGTTCCTGCTGTGGATCCCCTTGGCGCTGATTGCCGCATTGAGCATCAATCAACGGGCCAGGCGCCTGCTGGACAAGCCGATCAAGACCGCGTCGCCAAGCGCCCTGCAACAACTGACGGCCGATGCCCGGATCATCGAGGAAGACGGTTTGGGGCCCAAAGTCCTGCGCCTGACCGACGGCAGCTTTCTCAAGCTGTTCCGCCGCCGCCGCTGGTATACCTCGGGCAGCTTCACGCCCTACTCCGATCGTTTTGCCGTCAACAGCGTGCAACTGCGCAGCATGGGCATCCCGACACCGCAGATCCTCGACCTTTACCGATTCGAAGACGGCAGCACCGCTGTGCACTACTCTCCGTTGCCGGGCAACACCCTGCGCCAGATCCTGCAAGGCATCACCGCCCCGGCGGTACGCCAGGCACTGGTGGAGCGTTTCGGCAAGTTCATGGCTCAACTGCATCAGCAAGGGGTCTATTTCCGCTCCCTGCACCTGGGCAATGTGCTGGTGCTGGAAGACGGCGAGTTCGGCCTGATCGACCTCGCCGACCTGCGAATTTACCCGTCTTCTCTGAGCCCTTCCCTGCGTCGGCGCAATCTGCGCCATATGCAGCGCTACGCAGAAGATCGCCATTGGTTGTTCGAGGATCACTTCGAAGCGCTGTTGCTGGGCTACGCCGCTGTAGCTTCGCAAACCGACGTGGATAATTTGCGCAGGCAAGTGCTGGCCGCAAGCTCTCCGACCCAGACTCGTTGA
- a CDS encoding PIG-L family deacetylase: MSRKQQLLKRHRRNKRIGLLIALVLLIVLGVLVAWWLPLVLAVLGWIAHEAWFADHLFYSPKDDYQYSFPPYTPQPKVHLSGEHLRLDEGVMLVDDATLVLALRVKSTWLGRFLDPVVELLGGENPDRQTFERGVNGLRYLNLSGQAQALSRGDLRLRGRFCRVLGEPVLWALEHPDYRRQRVMVIAPHADDAELAAYGLYSQANETWIVTLTAGEIEAEHYRQMGLNKADAARLKGRLRTWDSIAVPRWAGVPEAHCVQLGYFCLQLASMQAAPAVAAGSREADMSDTRLFRQLNPFALPGDADGAPTWNNLLADLRELLLRARPEVIVLPHPTLDPHPDHICAQAAVLEALQGLDWQPTTLLGYANHLHDNDRWPMGDSGDGIALPPAFDSAQPMQPYCLPMPLEQQRDKAMALGMMHDLQPAMPFKRRLRRLIQRVLAGRLPPTYGENEFFRKAVRRHELLWSIKHTPGNVSQRGEL, translated from the coding sequence ATGAGCCGCAAACAGCAACTGCTCAAGCGCCACCGGCGCAACAAACGCATCGGCCTGTTGATTGCGCTGGTGCTGTTGATCGTCTTGGGTGTGTTGGTGGCCTGGTGGTTACCGCTGGTGCTCGCGGTCCTCGGCTGGATTGCCCACGAGGCCTGGTTTGCCGACCATCTGTTCTACTCGCCGAAAGACGATTACCAGTACAGCTTTCCCCCGTATACGCCACAGCCCAAGGTGCACCTTAGCGGTGAGCACTTGCGCCTGGACGAAGGCGTGATGCTGGTCGACGACGCGACGTTGGTGTTGGCCCTGCGGGTAAAAAGTACCTGGCTGGGACGATTCCTCGATCCGGTGGTCGAGTTGCTGGGTGGCGAAAACCCTGACCGGCAAACGTTCGAGCGGGGCGTAAACGGCCTGCGTTACCTCAATCTCAGCGGTCAGGCTCAGGCGCTGTCCCGCGGTGACCTGCGCTTGCGCGGGCGTTTCTGCCGCGTACTCGGCGAGCCGGTGCTTTGGGCGCTCGAGCATCCAGATTACCGGCGCCAGCGGGTGATGGTCATCGCGCCCCATGCCGACGACGCCGAACTGGCGGCCTACGGTTTGTACAGCCAGGCCAACGAAACCTGGATCGTTACGCTGACCGCCGGTGAAATCGAAGCCGAACACTACCGGCAGATGGGCCTGAACAAGGCCGACGCGGCCCGCTTGAAAGGCCGCCTGCGCACCTGGGACAGTATTGCCGTGCCGCGTTGGGCCGGCGTGCCCGAGGCCCATTGCGTGCAACTGGGTTATTTCTGCCTGCAACTGGCGAGCATGCAGGCTGCGCCTGCGGTGGCGGCGGGATCGCGGGAAGCGGATATGAGCGATACCCGTCTGTTCCGCCAGTTGAATCCTTTCGCGCTGCCCGGCGATGCCGATGGCGCGCCGACCTGGAACAATCTGCTGGCGGATCTGCGTGAGCTGTTGTTGCGGGCCCGGCCCGAAGTCATCGTCCTGCCGCATCCGACCCTGGATCCGCATCCCGATCATATCTGTGCCCAGGCGGCAGTCCTCGAAGCCTTGCAAGGCCTGGACTGGCAGCCGACTACGCTATTGGGCTATGCCAACCACCTGCATGACAACGACCGCTGGCCGATGGGCGATTCCGGTGATGGCATCGCCTTGCCGCCGGCCTTCGATTCGGCCCAGCCGATGCAGCCTTACTGCCTGCCGATGCCGCTGGAGCAACAGCGCGACAAGGCCATGGCGTTGGGGATGATGCACGACCTGCAACCGGCGATGCCGTTCAAGCGTCGCTTGCGTCGGCTGATTCAGCGGGTGTTGGCTGGTCGGTTGCCGCCAACCTATGGCGAGAACGAATTCTTTCGCAAGGCAGTCCGGCGCCACGAGCTTTTGTGGTCCATCAAGCACACACCAGGCAATGTTTCTCAGCGGGGAGAGTTATGA